In the genome of Chryseobacterium arthrosphaerae, one region contains:
- a CDS encoding DUF2490 domain-containing protein, with product MWFQYLMSAKITDKSTLTALTQYRSFDLAYDTRLFLVNAYVDYEVAENIRPAAGAMFLILESYNADDSKKIRYEKRPFQQVTAEYYIGRTSISNRLRVEERFISNPDEFEVRIRYLISVRIPFNKKGEKEKLYGILKNEIRMNVDKLEPFDSNRITAGLGIKLGKNSALELAFINQLETKKTSNYGFIGFRNSFDWRKKKQQ from the coding sequence ATGTGGTTTCAGTACCTGATGTCGGCAAAGATTACTGATAAAAGTACTTTAACTGCGCTTACCCAATACCGTTCTTTCGATCTGGCTTATGACACAAGGCTTTTTCTGGTGAATGCCTATGTAGATTATGAAGTGGCAGAAAATATAAGACCTGCCGCAGGGGCAATGTTTCTGATCCTTGAATCTTATAACGCTGACGATTCTAAAAAAATACGGTATGAAAAAAGACCTTTTCAACAGGTAACTGCTGAGTATTACATTGGAAGAACATCAATCTCCAACCGTCTCCGGGTGGAAGAACGTTTTATCAGCAATCCTGATGAATTTGAGGTAAGAATCCGGTATCTGATCTCCGTCCGCATTCCTTTCAATAAAAAGGGAGAAAAGGAAAAACTCTACGGCATTCTGAAAAATGAAATAAGAATGAATGTTGATAAGCTGGAACCTTTCGACAGCAACCGTATTACGGCAGGTCTTGGAATAAAATTAGGAAAAAACTCTGCATTGGAGCTTGCCTTCATCAATCAGCTGGAAACCAAAAAAACGAGTAATTACGGATTTATAGGTTTCAGAAACAGTTTCGACTGGAGAAAAAAGAAACAACAATAA